The following are encoded in a window of Rhizobium sp. WYJ-E13 genomic DNA:
- a CDS encoding GNAT family N-acetyltransferase — translation MPDIRIDPFPPPDELAALWAVAWGTSEPPDFTRILPRSLAHLGAYQENRLIGFVNVAWDGGIHAFILDTCVHPDLRRQGIATELVKEAVRIARERGAKWLHVDFEPHLQGFYRACGFRPTEAGLMRLG, via the coding sequence ATGCCAGACATCCGCATCGACCCCTTCCCCCCGCCCGACGAACTCGCCGCGCTCTGGGCCGTCGCCTGGGGCACATCAGAGCCGCCGGATTTTACCCGTATCCTGCCGCGCAGCCTGGCCCATCTCGGCGCCTATCAGGAGAACAGGCTGATCGGCTTCGTCAATGTCGCCTGGGATGGCGGCATCCATGCCTTCATTCTCGATACGTGTGTGCATCCGGATCTGCGCCGGCAGGGCATTGCGACTGAACTGGTGAAGGAGGCGGTGCGGATCGCCCGTGAGCGCGGGGCGAAATGGCTGCATGTCGATTTCGAACCGCATCTTCAGGGCTTTTACCGCGCCTGCGGCTTCAGGCCGACCGAAGCGGGGTTGATGCGGCTTGGTTGA
- a CDS encoding exonuclease domain-containing protein: MPHIYIVTDCEFDGPIPGTHSMLSFGSVAVSETGQMLGEFEAVLQPLEGAGRDPVTMAFWQAHPQAFAAATANPEPAAEVMARFTAWVRSFGAEPIFAAHPVALDGPWIDHYLKRFTGRPLFQGPWIADRLFRHPPLCIMSMVAGVTGRSPWECDIAHYPREWLGNIEHTHRAIDDARGYANLLHFLLTRREPGGGYRPLLS, from the coding sequence GTGCCGCATATCTACATCGTCACCGATTGCGAATTCGATGGCCCCATACCGGGCACTCACTCGATGCTCTCCTTCGGCTCCGTCGCCGTTTCCGAGACCGGCCAGATGCTCGGCGAGTTCGAGGCCGTGCTGCAGCCGCTGGAAGGGGCCGGGCGCGACCCCGTGACCATGGCCTTCTGGCAAGCCCATCCGCAGGCCTTCGCGGCGGCGACCGCCAATCCCGAGCCTGCTGCCGAGGTCATGGCGCGCTTCACCGCCTGGGTAAGATCCTTCGGCGCCGAGCCGATTTTCGCCGCCCATCCCGTCGCGCTCGACGGACCCTGGATTGATCATTACCTGAAGCGCTTCACCGGCCGGCCGCTGTTCCAGGGGCCGTGGATTGCCGATCGGCTGTTTCGGCATCCGCCGCTCTGTATCATGTCGATGGTGGCAGGAGTGACGGGCCGCAGCCCTTGGGAATGCGATATCGCTCATTATCCGCGCGAATGGCTCGGCAATATCGAGCACACGCACCGCGCCATCGACGATGCCCGCGGCTATGCCAATCTCCTGCATTTCCTGCTGACGAGGCGCGAGCCCGGCGGCGGCTACCGGCCGCTTCTGTCGTAA
- a CDS encoding GIY-YIG nuclease family protein, translating into MKGYVYILASKRNGTLYTGVTSDLPGRLYEHQNELTPGFTSRYGVKTLVWFEEYDLVTAAITREKTIKKWPRQWKLNLIEENNPEWEDISWHLMGL; encoded by the coding sequence ATGAAAGGTTACGTCTACATCCTCGCGTCAAAGAGAAACGGCACGCTCTATACTGGCGTGACGAGCGATCTTCCAGGTCGTCTGTACGAGCATCAGAACGAGCTGACGCCGGGCTTCACCTCGCGATATGGCGTCAAGACGCTCGTCTGGTTCGAGGAATACGATCTCGTGACTGCGGCGATCACGCGGGAGAAGACGATCAAGAAATGGCCGCGGCAATGGAAGCTTAATCTAATCGAGGAGAACAACCCGGAATGGGAGGACATTTCCTGGCACCTGATGGGACTCTGA
- a CDS encoding pyridoxamine 5'-phosphate oxidase family protein, which translates to MAFTFNPEFAIADEQSLRSLFEATHTLAIQKCRGTLGMHAQEFIRRSPFLCIGTQNPDGKADVSPRGDPIGFVKILDERTLAIPDRPGNNRLDTLVNILANPSVGLLFMIPGFDDTLRVNGRAVLTTDPDLLESMSVNDRRPKLAVVVTVDEVFMHCAKAFRRSHLWSPEHRQDRAEMPSLVKIILDETSGAPDDKDEQSRMDADLEDAYKRTLY; encoded by the coding sequence ATGGCGTTCACGTTCAATCCGGAATTTGCCATAGCGGATGAGCAATCTCTGCGAAGCCTGTTCGAGGCGACGCATACCCTGGCGATACAGAAGTGTCGGGGCACCCTCGGCATGCACGCGCAGGAGTTTATTCGGCGCTCGCCATTTCTGTGCATCGGCACGCAGAACCCCGATGGCAAGGCCGATGTCAGCCCGCGTGGCGACCCTATCGGCTTCGTCAAGATTCTCGATGAGCGCACGCTGGCGATACCGGACCGGCCCGGCAACAACCGTCTCGATACATTGGTGAATATTCTCGCCAATCCGAGTGTCGGGCTGCTGTTCATGATCCCGGGTTTCGACGACACGTTGCGCGTGAATGGACGCGCCGTTCTGACAACGGATCCTGACCTTCTGGAGAGCATGAGCGTCAACGATCGCCGTCCCAAACTCGCTGTCGTGGTCACGGTGGACGAGGTCTTCATGCATTGCGCCAAGGCATTCCGGCGCTCTCACCTGTGGAGCCCCGAGCATCGCCAGGATCGCGCCGAGATGCCCTCGCTTGTGAAGATCATTCTGGACGAAACATCAGGCGCGCCAGACGACAAGGATGAGCAGAGCAGGATGGATGCTGATCTTGAGGATGCGTACAAGAGGACGCTTTACTGA
- a CDS encoding J domain-containing protein codes for MLGLERDATGEAIRLAWRKAAKGAHPDAGGDTDHFNRLQIAYELLQDPVRRRVYDDTGYDPQLADPKDLEGVLMLESLVNEVILDEREPGSFDPVAAMRRKLSDDIVKSRFHILELERHRARVRKHIDRLGRRPETDVLGSMMRARSEAIADAIRKTEKQIATIEHTYTMLEGYSYEVEILGPVEEVDLAEPQRGEAAE; via the coding sequence ATGCTCGGACTGGAGCGCGACGCCACCGGCGAGGCGATCAGGCTTGCCTGGCGCAAGGCCGCCAAGGGTGCGCATCCGGATGCCGGCGGCGATACCGATCATTTCAACCGGCTGCAGATCGCCTATGAACTGCTGCAGGATCCGGTGCGCCGGCGCGTCTACGACGATACCGGCTACGATCCGCAGCTTGCCGACCCCAAGGACCTCGAAGGCGTGCTGATGCTGGAATCGCTCGTCAACGAGGTAATCCTCGACGAGCGCGAACCCGGCAGCTTCGACCCCGTCGCTGCCATGCGCCGCAAACTCTCCGACGATATCGTCAAGAGCCGCTTCCATATCCTCGAGCTCGAACGCCACCGCGCCCGCGTGCGCAAACACATAGACCGTCTCGGCCGGCGGCCGGAAACCGACGTGCTCGGCTCCATGATGCGTGCGCGCAGCGAAGCCATCGCCGATGCCATCCGCAAGACGGAAAAGCAGATCGCGACGATCGAGCATACCTATACGATGCTCGAAGGGTATTCGTATGAGGTGGAGATTCTGGGGCCGGTGGAAGAGGTGGATTTGGCGGAGCCGCAGCGCGGGGAGGCTGCGGAGTAG
- a CDS encoding cold-shock protein: MATKGTVKFFNQDKGFGFITPEGGAKDVFVHISALQASGIQSLREGQQVSFDTEPDRMGKGPKAVNIQAF; encoded by the coding sequence ATGGCCACCAAGGGCACCGTAAAATTCTTCAACCAGGACAAGGGTTTTGGTTTCATCACGCCGGAAGGCGGCGCCAAGGACGTTTTCGTCCATATCTCCGCTCTCCAGGCTTCCGGCATCCAGTCGCTCCGCGAAGGCCAGCAGGTTTCTTTCGACACCGAGCCGGATCGCATGGGCAAAGGCCCGAAGGCCGTTAACATCCAGGCCTTCTGA
- a CDS encoding alpha/beta fold hydrolase, which yields MPRQILFIQGAGETTHDQWDNKLVDSLARELGEAYAIRYPRMPDEADPHYQAWKAALLKEFETLEDGAILIGHSFGGAVLLHTLAEAWPAFEPGGVILIAPPFMGEGGWESDEIGGHDDFSESLPEGLPVLIYHGSDDDTVPFAHIEAYARAIPDAVLCSLPGRDHQLDNDLADIAKDIRALAV from the coding sequence ATGCCAAGACAGATCCTCTTCATCCAGGGCGCCGGCGAAACCACCCACGACCAGTGGGACAACAAGCTTGTCGACAGTCTCGCCCGCGAACTTGGCGAGGCCTATGCCATCCGCTACCCCCGCATGCCCGATGAAGCGGACCCGCATTATCAGGCCTGGAAAGCCGCTTTGCTGAAGGAGTTCGAAACCCTCGAAGACGGCGCGATCCTGATCGGCCATTCGTTCGGCGGCGCGGTGCTTCTTCACACGCTTGCCGAAGCCTGGCCGGCATTCGAGCCCGGCGGCGTCATCCTCATCGCGCCGCCCTTCATGGGCGAGGGCGGGTGGGAGAGCGATGAGATCGGCGGGCACGACGACTTTTCCGAAAGCCTGCCGGAAGGGTTGCCCGTGCTCATCTATCACGGCAGCGATGATGACACCGTGCCCTTTGCCCATATCGAGGCTTATGCCAGGGCCATCCCGGATGCCGTCCTCTGCTCGCTGCCGGGGCGCGATCACCAGCTCGACAACGATCTCGCCGACATCGCCAAGGATATACGCGCGCTGGCCGTATAG
- a CDS encoding arabinose transporter: MAFRLTGDREQARLYLLTAILFISYLCVAIALPVVPMFVTGTLGLGNGWAGLGVGIAFLATILTRGYAGGLADGRGARLAVQRGLLFYAAGALISLASGLSLQAPAAAFAILVAGRLSIGLGESLVAVGVIAWGIGLVGPGRSGRVLALIGAAIYGALGLGGPLGLLLLDNIGFVGAMAVSAVLPLLGLAAIRSVPTVAAHPGKERPPLAAVIGRIWVHGLIVCLQGMGFAAIGSFFTLYFRDLGWDHAGLGLTAFGSGFVLVRILFGHLPDRYGGLSVAVVSLAVEAIGQLLIWSAADPTIALIGAFMTGLGCSMIFPAMGREVVLLVAPHLRGTALGGFSAFQDLAYGLTGPLAGVLADRAGYGSVFLVGGVTAVCGFIVAVMLRRGKVVAAG; the protein is encoded by the coding sequence ATGGCTTTCCGTCTTACCGGTGATCGCGAGCAGGCAAGGCTTTACCTGCTGACCGCGATCCTCTTCATCTCCTATCTCTGCGTTGCGATCGCCCTTCCTGTCGTGCCTATGTTCGTGACCGGTACGCTCGGCCTCGGCAATGGCTGGGCGGGCCTTGGCGTCGGCATTGCCTTTCTCGCCACCATTCTCACCCGCGGTTATGCCGGCGGGCTTGCCGATGGCCGGGGCGCCAGGCTCGCGGTGCAGCGCGGCCTGCTTTTCTATGCGGCAGGCGCGCTTATCTCGCTCGCTTCCGGGCTCTCGCTGCAGGCGCCGGCTGCGGCTTTCGCCATTCTCGTTGCCGGGCGGCTTTCAATCGGGCTCGGCGAAAGCCTCGTTGCCGTCGGCGTCATCGCCTGGGGCATCGGGCTCGTCGGGCCGGGGCGCTCCGGCCGGGTGCTGGCGCTCATCGGGGCGGCGATCTACGGCGCGCTTGGACTTGGCGGCCCTCTTGGACTGCTGTTGCTCGATAACATCGGCTTTGTCGGCGCGATGGCTGTCAGCGCCGTGCTGCCTCTGCTGGGGCTCGCCGCAATCCGCAGCGTGCCCACCGTTGCAGCCCATCCGGGCAAGGAGCGCCCGCCGCTTGCCGCCGTCATCGGCCGCATCTGGGTGCACGGGCTGATCGTCTGCCTGCAGGGCATGGGCTTTGCCGCGATCGGTTCCTTCTTTACCCTCTATTTCCGCGATCTCGGCTGGGATCATGCCGGTCTGGGGCTCACCGCCTTCGGCAGCGGCTTCGTGCTGGTGCGCATCCTCTTCGGCCACCTGCCGGATCGCTATGGCGGGCTTTCGGTCGCCGTCGTGTCGTTGGCGGTGGAGGCTATCGGCCAGTTGCTGATCTGGAGTGCCGCCGATCCCACCATCGCGCTCATCGGCGCCTTCATGACCGGCCTCGGCTGCTCGATGATCTTTCCCGCCATGGGGCGTGAAGTCGTGCTTCTCGTGGCACCGCATCTGCGCGGCACGGCGCTTGGGGGATTCTCGGCCTTCCAGGATCTGGCTTATGGGCTGACCGGGCCGCTGGCGGGTGTGCTGGCGGATCGGGCAGGGTATGGCAGTGTCTTTCTCGTCGGTGGGGTGACGGCGGTTTGCGGGTTCATCGTTGCCGTGATGCTGCGGCGAGGGAAGGTGGTTGCTGCGGGGTGA
- a CDS encoding GNAT family N-acetyltransferase: MLTSCGSHIHLMLMRCPGVMSEVSVNIEPALQHEVSVLLSQSDSVAAALYPGEYRRPITAESLAKPGSHVLIARLADRAVGLCVLFERGDGTTELKRMIVDAGVRGAGIGVALLRRAEAQALTLGAQTMLLEVGIRNIEAQQLYRRGGYKPCEPFAPYTATPISLFMRRELIEAVSGR, encoded by the coding sequence TTGTTGACAAGCTGCGGCAGCCATATTCACCTGATGTTGATGAGGTGTCCTGGCGTGATGTCTGAAGTTTCCGTCAATATCGAACCTGCGCTGCAGCACGAAGTCTCGGTGCTTCTGTCGCAGTCGGATTCTGTAGCCGCAGCGCTCTATCCGGGTGAGTATCGTCGACCGATCACCGCGGAGTCGCTGGCAAAACCGGGATCGCATGTCCTCATCGCGCGTCTCGCTGACAGGGCGGTCGGACTTTGCGTGCTGTTTGAGCGAGGTGACGGCACCACGGAGCTTAAGCGCATGATCGTGGATGCCGGTGTGCGGGGTGCTGGTATCGGTGTGGCACTGCTTCGGCGAGCGGAAGCTCAGGCCCTGACGCTCGGAGCACAGACCATGCTGCTCGAAGTTGGAATACGCAATATCGAAGCACAACAACTGTATCGCCGCGGCGGGTATAAGCCATGCGAGCCTTTTGCACCTTATACGGCGACACCCATAAGCCTTTTCATGAGGCGGGAGCTGATAGAGGCCGTATCAGGACGATAG
- a CDS encoding GNAT family N-acetyltransferase — MYGISIRAAGIADAQSIADFHVKVWRHTYATLAPVVAHATLDEAYRGQRWREKLVSADVDQMVLVAEANGQIVGIGAAGRPSEPIFGDRGEIKFLYVDPGSQRRGIGRMLLSRLTEHLKAREFRGVALGVVKGNAAAIAFYRALDGDLAGEFIDPGPIWRSENLVFFWDDMTPLIA, encoded by the coding sequence ATGTATGGCATTTCGATCAGAGCCGCAGGCATCGCCGACGCCCAGTCGATTGCAGACTTCCATGTGAAGGTTTGGCGGCACACTTACGCAACGCTTGCGCCAGTTGTGGCCCATGCGACGCTCGACGAAGCCTATCGCGGTCAGCGCTGGCGCGAGAAGCTCGTGTCCGCTGACGTCGACCAGATGGTACTGGTCGCGGAAGCGAACGGACAGATCGTTGGAATCGGCGCCGCTGGCCGGCCTTCGGAGCCGATCTTTGGGGATCGCGGCGAAATCAAATTTCTCTATGTTGATCCGGGCAGCCAGCGCCGCGGTATCGGCCGGATGCTGCTTTCGCGGCTGACGGAGCATCTCAAGGCGAGGGAGTTTCGAGGAGTTGCGCTCGGCGTCGTGAAGGGGAATGCGGCGGCGATAGCGTTTTATCGGGCGCTGGATGGCGATCTTGCCGGCGAATTCATCGATCCCGGCCCGATCTGGCGATCGGAAAACCTCGTCTTCTTCTGGGATGATATGACGCCGCTCATTGCCTGA
- a CDS encoding glycosyltransferase family 25 protein — MRILIISRKAEEVRRSFQIRQMAALGLSFEFLDAFEATDLTAEECQTAASNWPSPTRRQDIACFLSHRNAWQAVIAHGAKVLILEDDAVLSDDIAAVLATIEARNDAWNSVYDLEFAPRRHILNRRPAWQDTAGRFGASRVYQNRVGLAGYIIGPEAARRMLAETTSYSLIDAHFWHRSWLAAYQIEPAPVIQQRFLEDEAESADFVRPEKDLVFLPLSKVRKVARRLELESIKARNLVVGLFLGQKRNVRVDRSRFKAGAVKSA; from the coding sequence TTGAGAATATTGATCATCAGCCGCAAGGCGGAAGAGGTGCGGCGGAGCTTCCAGATCCGCCAGATGGCGGCACTCGGCCTGTCCTTTGAGTTTCTCGACGCGTTCGAAGCCACCGACCTCACGGCCGAGGAATGCCAGACGGCAGCCAGCAACTGGCCGAGCCCGACGCGGCGGCAGGATATTGCCTGCTTCCTGTCGCACCGCAATGCCTGGCAGGCGGTGATCGCGCATGGCGCCAAAGTGCTCATCCTCGAAGACGATGCGGTGCTGTCTGACGATATCGCCGCCGTCCTCGCCACTATCGAAGCCCGCAACGATGCCTGGAACAGCGTCTACGACCTCGAATTCGCCCCGCGCCGTCATATCCTCAATCGCAGGCCCGCCTGGCAGGACACGGCCGGTCGTTTCGGCGCGAGCCGCGTCTATCAGAACCGTGTGGGGCTCGCAGGCTATATCATCGGCCCCGAGGCGGCGCGGCGGATGCTTGCGGAAACCACAAGCTATTCCTTGATCGATGCGCATTTCTGGCACCGCTCATGGCTTGCCGCCTACCAGATCGAGCCGGCGCCGGTCATCCAGCAGCGGTTTCTGGAGGATGAGGCCGAGAGCGCCGACTTCGTGCGCCCGGAAAAGGATCTGGTCTTCCTGCCGCTCAGCAAGGTGCGCAAGGTCGCGCGCCGGCTGGAGCTCGAGAGCATCAAGGCGAGAAACCTCGTTGTCGGCCTGTTCCTGGGGCAGAAAAGGAATGTTCGCGTCGATCGCTCCAGGTTCAAGGCGGGGGCGGTGAAGTCGGCGTAG
- a CDS encoding YdcF family protein has translation MFFFAKIFWIVSQPVTICFLLMALSVLLMLFSFRRLAIAAGLVSLALVFVSFYTTSGALIVQELEDRFPRPAAPADAACVIVLGGGIPTQVDGARGGYDLDDGGDRYIETVRLAGLYPNAKIIMSGGDGSLEGVAMTESDVIRRMFNDFHIDPNRVEYDAESRDTYENAINTRAILQRLNLNHCLLVTSGFHMPRAVAIFRNLGMDVTPWVADYRTTGKEGLKVTVAYPLINAGLLSTGVREWIGIVAYYFAGRVATLYPQ, from the coding sequence ATGTTTTTCTTCGCAAAGATTTTCTGGATCGTTTCCCAGCCGGTGACGATCTGCTTCCTTCTGATGGCGCTCAGCGTGCTCCTGATGCTCTTCTCCTTCCGCCGGCTCGCCATCGCCGCCGGGCTGGTTTCGCTCGCGCTCGTTTTCGTGAGCTTCTACACCACATCGGGCGCGCTGATCGTGCAGGAGCTCGAAGACCGCTTTCCGCGGCCGGCTGCACCCGCCGATGCCGCCTGTGTCATCGTGCTCGGCGGCGGTATCCCGACGCAGGTCGACGGCGCGCGCGGCGGCTACGATCTCGATGACGGCGGCGATCGCTATATCGAGACGGTGCGGCTTGCAGGCCTCTATCCGAATGCGAAGATCATCATGTCCGGCGGCGATGGCAGCCTCGAAGGTGTCGCCATGACGGAGTCGGATGTCATCCGCCGGATGTTCAATGATTTCCATATCGATCCAAACAGGGTCGAATATGACGCGGAGTCTCGCGATACCTATGAAAACGCCATCAATACCAGGGCGATCCTGCAGCGGCTGAACCTCAACCACTGCCTGCTCGTGACCTCGGGTTTCCATATGCCGCGCGCCGTGGCGATCTTTCGCAATCTCGGCATGGACGTCACTCCCTGGGTCGCCGATTACCGCACGACCGGGAAGGAGGGCCTGAAGGTGACGGTCGCCTATCCGCTCATCAATGCCGGTCTTCTGAGCACCGGCGTGCGGGAATGGATCGGAATCGTCGCCTACTATTTCGCCGGTCGTGTTGCGACGCTTTACCCGCAGTGA
- a CDS encoding glycine betaine ABC transporter substrate-binding protein, whose product MLAAMTFILSGAAHGVQAADLVIAVPNWPSGQATANILKVAIGKTFGLEADLREMGELNAFAALETGELDIHPEVWRPNLDAAIEKYVDAKKAVVLAKRAVPAWQGLCATEDAEKAGIKSIKDLSDPQKGALLDTDGDGRGELWIGAATWTSASIERIRALSYGYSKNLALVETEEDVGMAAVDAAVATSRPMVFACYAPHNVFELHKVTRLEEPAYDPAQWKIAPGSDPLWIEHSKADTAWPPSEFHIGWSASFGQKHADVAAFLEKVDLTPEEVTMMTYALQVERQPPADYAEKWVAENAARVKGWAKP is encoded by the coding sequence ATGCTTGCCGCGATGACCTTTATCCTGTCGGGCGCCGCACATGGCGTCCAGGCCGCCGATCTTGTCATCGCCGTACCGAACTGGCCGTCCGGCCAGGCAACCGCCAATATCCTCAAGGTCGCGATCGGCAAGACATTCGGCCTCGAGGCCGATCTGCGCGAAATGGGAGAACTCAATGCCTTCGCCGCGCTCGAAACCGGCGAACTCGATATCCATCCGGAGGTCTGGCGGCCGAACCTCGATGCGGCGATCGAAAAATATGTCGATGCGAAGAAGGCGGTGGTGCTGGCAAAACGCGCCGTTCCCGCCTGGCAGGGCCTGTGTGCCACCGAAGACGCGGAAAAGGCCGGCATCAAAAGCATCAAGGACCTGTCCGACCCGCAAAAAGGCGCACTGCTCGACACCGATGGCGATGGCCGCGGCGAGCTCTGGATCGGCGCTGCCACCTGGACCTCGGCGAGCATCGAGCGCATCCGCGCCTTGAGCTATGGCTACTCCAAAAATCTGGCCCTCGTGGAGACGGAAGAGGATGTCGGCATGGCCGCCGTCGATGCGGCCGTCGCCACCAGCCGGCCGATGGTCTTTGCCTGCTACGCGCCGCACAATGTCTTCGAACTGCACAAGGTGACGCGCCTGGAGGAGCCGGCCTACGATCCCGCACAATGGAAGATCGCGCCCGGCAGCGATCCCCTCTGGATCGAGCATTCGAAGGCGGATACCGCCTGGCCGCCCTCCGAATTCCACATCGGCTGGTCGGCCTCCTTCGGTCAGAAACATGCTGACGTCGCCGCCTTTCTGGAGAAGGTCGACCTGACGCCCGAGGAAGTGACCATGATGACCTACGCGCTGCAGGTGGAGCGCCAGCCGCCGGCAGACTATGCGGAAAAATGGGTGGCCGAGAATGCCGCCCGCGTTAAGGGGTGGGCAAAGCCATGA
- a CDS encoding L,D-transpeptidase yields the protein MSRTLQKAALATLALTLAAYVALAAGTQIYDPKTRKWVDYDKNTARKYFARNKQVPDAFRRQVVTFRTAEEPGTIIIDGNQHFLYLVQPGGQAIRYGIGVGREGFGWAGIVRVGRTAEWPTWTPPAEMVARDPNAAKWAAGQPGGPDNPLGARALYLYAGDADTIYRIHGTPESWSIGLDVSSGCIRMNNDDIIDLHSRIKVGAKVIVLMQGAALYKGV from the coding sequence ATGAGCCGGACCTTGCAGAAAGCTGCGCTGGCCACGCTGGCGCTTACCCTCGCCGCCTATGTCGCCCTTGCGGCCGGCACGCAGATCTACGATCCGAAGACCAGGAAGTGGGTCGATTACGACAAGAACACGGCGCGTAAATATTTCGCCCGCAACAAGCAGGTTCCGGATGCCTTCCGCCGGCAGGTCGTGACCTTCCGCACGGCGGAAGAGCCGGGCACGATCATCATCGACGGCAACCAGCATTTCCTCTATCTGGTGCAGCCTGGCGGCCAGGCGATCCGCTACGGTATCGGGGTCGGGCGCGAAGGTTTCGGCTGGGCCGGCATCGTGCGCGTGGGGCGCACGGCCGAATGGCCGACCTGGACACCGCCCGCCGAGATGGTGGCCCGCGACCCGAATGCCGCCAAATGGGCGGCCGGACAGCCCGGCGGCCCCGACAACCCGCTCGGCGCCCGCGCGCTCTATCTCTATGCCGGCGATGCCGACACGATCTACCGCATCCATGGCACGCCGGAATCCTGGTCGATCGGCCTCGACGTGTCGTCGGGCTGCATTCGCATGAACAACGACGACATCATCGATCTGCACTCGCGCATAAAGGTCGGCGCGAAGGTCATTGTCCTGATGCAGGGCGCGGCCCTCTATAAGGGCGTCTGA
- a CDS encoding M20 aminoacylase family protein has product MSTIEAVAEEAKGWRRHIHQNPELLFDLPETAAFVAGKLAEFGCDDITTGLAKTGVVAVIEGKKGPGKTIALRCDMDALPMSEQTNLPYASKNANRMHACGHDGHTAMLLATARCLVEDRDFSGKVVLIFQPAEEGGGGARVMIEEGLLERFGIDEVYGMHNEPGLAIGSFATRAGPFMAGADRFVITINGKGGHAASPNMTRDPLLVSAHMVTALQSIASRFTDPFDPVVVSVTFSEAGNDKALNVIPASVRLGGTIRTMQPETRKAVEQRFREIVHGTAKLFETEAEIDWRPGYPVTVNDAGRTSAIVAAAAKVVGEGRVDAAYEPSMGAEDFSYMLEKRPGAMILIGNGDSAGLHHPAYDFNDKAIAHGVRYWLSLVGQELGGR; this is encoded by the coding sequence ATGAGCACTATCGAAGCCGTCGCCGAGGAGGCCAAGGGCTGGCGCCGTCATATCCACCAGAATCCGGAGCTGCTCTTCGACCTGCCGGAAACGGCGGCTTTCGTGGCGGGCAAGCTTGCCGAGTTCGGCTGCGATGACATCACGACAGGGCTTGCAAAGACCGGTGTCGTTGCCGTCATCGAGGGCAAGAAAGGCCCCGGCAAGACGATCGCGCTTCGCTGCGACATGGATGCGCTGCCGATGTCGGAGCAGACCAATCTTCCCTATGCCTCGAAAAATGCCAACCGCATGCATGCCTGCGGCCATGACGGACACACCGCCATGCTGCTTGCCACCGCCAGGTGCCTCGTCGAAGACAGGGATTTTTCCGGCAAGGTCGTGCTGATCTTCCAGCCGGCGGAGGAGGGCGGCGGCGGCGCGCGGGTGATGATCGAGGAGGGGCTGCTGGAGCGTTTCGGCATCGACGAGGTCTATGGCATGCATAACGAGCCGGGCCTTGCGATCGGCTCCTTTGCCACGCGCGCAGGCCCCTTCATGGCGGGTGCCGACCGTTTCGTCATCACCATCAACGGCAAGGGCGGGCATGCGGCCTCGCCGAACATGACGCGCGATCCGCTTCTCGTCAGCGCCCATATGGTCACGGCGCTGCAATCGATCGCCTCGCGATTTACCGATCCCTTCGACCCGGTCGTCGTCTCCGTCACCTTCTCGGAAGCCGGCAACGACAAGGCGCTGAACGTCATCCCCGCCTCCGTGCGCCTCGGCGGAACGATCCGCACCATGCAGCCGGAAACGCGGAAGGCCGTCGAGCAGCGGTTCCGCGAGATCGTGCATGGCACGGCGAAGCTCTTCGAGACGGAAGCCGAGATCGACTGGCGGCCGGGCTATCCGGTCACGGTCAACGATGCCGGCAGGACGTCGGCGATCGTTGCGGCGGCTGCAAAGGTTGTGGGCGAGGGGCGGGTGGACGCGGCTTACGAGCCGTCGATGGGGGCGGAGGATTTCTCCTACATGCTGGAAAAGCGCCCCGGCGCGATGATCCTGATCGGCAATGGGGACAGCGCGGGTCTGCACCATCCGGCCTATGATTTCAACGACAAGGCGATTGCGCATGGGGTGCGCTATTGGCTGTCGCTGGTCGGGCAGGAGCTTGGAGGACGGTAG